From the Phycisphaeraceae bacterium genome, one window contains:
- a CDS encoding serine/threonine-protein kinase, translating into MQEPRISLKAGTRLRETYTVDRYLGSGRFADVYLVRHRYLGMQALKLLVDAFDEEAGHEAFREAFVLSRITHPGIVRVFDANRIGLRECDNPYITMEYVESGTLADMIDASAFGLKPIAALDLGLQIASALAHAHQLEEAIVHRDIKPSNILIESAGSGLTARVADFGLAQAVDRFTDCVAAAGTLLYTAPESLRGFETPASDVFSLGLVLHELLTGVLPFRKSELRGCSNDSEVRAMLAGMHTDLQTKPSVNDPSLGPDIDYLIKGMLDTSLENRFCNAGAAAVVIESCLRSRIEAGEDWDQGDGRKPAEIGFRIARDHGRRVEAIEWFNKAIDVQPTLRRRLQPFVDLFECREGSHEEARA; encoded by the coding sequence ATGCAGGAGCCGAGGATATCTCTCAAAGCAGGCACGAGACTACGCGAGACCTACACGGTTGACCGATATCTGGGCTCTGGAAGGTTCGCTGACGTGTACTTGGTACGTCACAGATATCTCGGTATGCAGGCCTTAAAGCTCCTAGTCGATGCCTTCGACGAGGAAGCAGGTCACGAGGCGTTTCGGGAAGCATTTGTCCTTAGTCGAATTACACATCCTGGAATCGTGAGAGTGTTCGATGCGAATCGAATCGGACTTCGCGAATGTGACAACCCTTACATCACGATGGAGTACGTCGAGTCCGGTACTCTCGCTGACATGATCGACGCCAGTGCTTTTGGGCTAAAACCAATCGCTGCGCTCGATCTCGGGCTTCAGATCGCTAGCGCTCTGGCGCATGCCCACCAACTTGAGGAAGCAATCGTCCATCGCGATATCAAGCCTTCGAACATTCTCATCGAGAGTGCAGGTTCGGGGTTGACGGCGCGAGTGGCGGACTTTGGACTCGCGCAAGCTGTCGATCGGTTTACAGATTGTGTCGCCGCAGCCGGGACGTTGCTCTACACGGCCCCTGAGAGCCTTCGCGGATTCGAGACACCAGCAAGCGATGTGTTCTCACTAGGTCTGGTGCTTCATGAGTTGTTGACAGGCGTCTTGCCGTTCCGAAAGAGTGAGTTGAGAGGATGTTCGAACGACTCTGAAGTTCGAGCCATGCTCGCTGGGATGCATACCGACCTTCAAACTAAGCCATCGGTGAATGATCCATCCTTGGGGCCGGACATCGACTATCTCATCAAAGGAATGCTGGACACCTCGCTCGAGAATCGTTTCTGCAATGCTGGGGCTGCAGCCGTCGTGATCGAGTCGTGCCTACGTTCGCGTATAGAGGCTGGTGAAGACTGGGATCAAGGCGACGGCCGCAAGCCGGCTGAGATCGGATTCCGGATCGCGAGAGACCACGGGAGGAGAGTCGAGGCTATCGAGTGGTTCAATAAAGCTATCGACGTTCAACCAACCCTTCGTCGTAGGCTTCAGCCCTTTGTCGACCTGTTTGAATGTCGGGAAGGTTCCCATGAGGAGGCGAGAGCATGA
- a CDS encoding Hsp70 family protein — protein MTTTIDLGIDLGTTNSVVAISRSGNIEIVKNRNAEITPSMVAYDQRGTEKVGQQARASYGDPRRGPDVQAEFKRKMGQDVQLHFANCDVSKSPEELSAIVLQDLRRAAEERFGTSPRGAVVTVPAMFELPQNEATARAARLAGFDHSQLLQEPVAAAVAYGMSTESEKALWLVYDFGGGTFDTSLISIRDGALTVVRHAGDNYLGGADFDWAIVDHILLPKIAQKFNIGSLKRHSADDRQSIGRLRRLKAIAEDIKIELSRSDSSELYREAGDVFEDDTGAPVELDLSVSRGEFERLIRDSVSKSVQITRELIRASGYGPGDVEKVVLVGGTTFVPMVREQVGTLGIPTSFELDPMTVVARGAAVFASTQVMPEAEGAGAAVVASGQASVNLEFERITKQATPLVGGRVSTPDGLNATDCRLTITRDDNGFTSGNLALDATGMFFTNVQIRDSGQSSFRLELRGPDGELVPVTPSEFAITHGLTVGKATLPSGCQVALADGSAKMLVSAGTTLPADGHHDLRTSRDLKAGSDDSLVIPFLSGDAPRADHNRVGTMIHIHGAQIRRDLPKGSKVEASVRVDESGVPHPLVYIERLDQEFVPQERGRNTVLEHEPPEVMRQRLAAARAKVTAVAEKASQGDAQEVLEEVQKLEVSSQEDRIEQLIHAWEAGDDVAAGKARNELASLATEVDRLDTLVDWPAKLAEFEKESAKVKELLAELGQTDLNEAIDTVIIEGQRAVKAHDPKMLEASITMLHQIRMMGLQRDPRFWAGMLQFCAERIGEFPDQVKARELMAEGAGAMRRGDVDSLESVCRELIQELPAELAAEAQGAAIRSDVM, from the coding sequence ATGACGACAACCATTGATTTGGGTATCGACTTGGGAACGACCAACTCTGTTGTTGCCATCTCACGATCCGGGAACATCGAAATCGTCAAGAACCGCAATGCCGAGATCACACCCTCGATGGTTGCCTACGACCAGAGGGGAACCGAGAAGGTCGGACAGCAGGCTAGAGCTAGCTACGGTGATCCACGTCGGGGTCCGGATGTCCAGGCCGAGTTCAAGCGGAAGATGGGCCAAGATGTCCAGCTCCACTTTGCGAACTGTGATGTGTCAAAGTCGCCGGAAGAGCTCTCAGCGATTGTGCTGCAGGATCTTCGGCGAGCGGCCGAAGAACGCTTTGGGACATCGCCGCGGGGCGCGGTTGTCACGGTCCCAGCCATGTTTGAGCTTCCGCAGAATGAAGCAACCGCACGAGCAGCGCGACTCGCGGGATTTGATCACTCGCAACTGCTTCAGGAGCCAGTCGCCGCGGCGGTCGCCTACGGTATGAGTACAGAATCCGAGAAGGCTCTATGGCTCGTGTACGACTTCGGCGGCGGTACCTTTGATACATCGCTGATCTCGATCCGCGATGGAGCCTTGACCGTTGTCCGGCATGCAGGAGACAACTATCTCGGAGGTGCGGACTTTGACTGGGCGATTGTTGATCACATTCTGCTGCCCAAGATCGCTCAGAAGTTCAATATCGGATCCCTCAAGCGGCACTCTGCGGACGACCGGCAGTCAATCGGTCGTCTACGCCGCCTTAAAGCGATCGCTGAAGATATCAAGATTGAACTGAGCCGATCGGATAGCAGCGAGTTGTATCGTGAGGCTGGCGACGTCTTCGAAGACGACACCGGTGCACCGGTAGAGCTCGATCTGAGTGTGTCGCGAGGAGAGTTCGAGCGTCTAATCCGGGACAGCGTCTCGAAGTCTGTCCAGATCACAAGAGAGCTTATACGTGCCTCCGGATACGGTCCCGGTGACGTTGAGAAGGTCGTCTTAGTCGGCGGAACCACATTCGTTCCCATGGTCCGTGAGCAGGTCGGAACGCTCGGAATCCCGACGTCGTTTGAGCTTGATCCGATGACCGTAGTTGCGCGAGGGGCCGCGGTCTTCGCCTCAACACAGGTCATGCCCGAAGCAGAGGGTGCTGGCGCGGCAGTCGTCGCCTCTGGGCAGGCAAGCGTGAACCTTGAGTTTGAACGGATCACAAAGCAAGCCACGCCGCTGGTTGGCGGACGCGTGTCCACTCCAGATGGTCTTAATGCGACCGACTGCCGACTAACCATCACTCGCGACGATAATGGGTTCACGAGCGGCAATCTCGCGCTCGACGCTACCGGCATGTTCTTCACCAATGTGCAGATCCGTGACTCCGGTCAATCCTCATTTCGACTCGAGCTGCGTGGCCCCGATGGTGAACTGGTCCCAGTCACGCCGTCTGAGTTCGCGATCACTCATGGGCTGACTGTCGGAAAGGCAACGCTTCCGTCTGGCTGCCAGGTAGCCTTGGCTGATGGTTCCGCGAAAATGCTGGTGTCCGCTGGCACAACACTCCCGGCGGATGGCCACCACGATCTTCGAACGAGCCGGGACTTGAAGGCAGGGAGTGACGATTCGCTCGTGATCCCTTTTCTGTCGGGTGATGCCCCACGAGCTGATCACAACAGAGTCGGCACCATGATCCATATTCATGGGGCTCAGATTCGACGCGATTTACCAAAGGGCTCGAAGGTTGAGGCAAGCGTTCGCGTCGATGAATCAGGCGTTCCGCATCCGCTTGTGTACATCGAGAGACTCGATCAGGAGTTCGTGCCCCAGGAGCGTGGCAGGAACACGGTCTTGGAGCATGAGCCTCCTGAGGTCATGCGTCAGAGGCTAGCAGCGGCACGCGCGAAGGTTACTGCTGTCGCGGAAAAAGCCAGCCAGGGAGATGCCCAAGAGGTTCTAGAAGAAGTTCAGAAGCTTGAAGTGTCATCGCAAGAGGATCGGATTGAACAGCTGATCCATGCCTGGGAAGCCGGAGACGATGTGGCGGCTGGAAAGGCAAGGAACGAACTCGCATCGCTCGCGACTGAGGTTGATCGGCTCGATACGCTCGTCGATTGGCCCGCGAAGCTGGCAGAGTTCGAGAAAGAATCTGCCAAGGTCAAAGAGCTGCTCGCTGAACTTGGCCAGACGGACTTGAACGAGGCAATTGACACCGTGATCATTGAAGGGCAGCGAGCAGTGAAAGCCCACGATCCCAAGATGCTTGAGGCATCGATCACGATGCTTCATCAGATTCGAATGATGGGCTTGCAACGCGACCCGCGTTTCTGGGCGGGCATGCTGCAGTTTTGTGCTGAGCGAATCGGCGAGTTTCCGGATCAGGTCAAGGCTCGCGAGTTGATGGCCGAGGGCGCAGGCGCGATGAGACGTGGTGACGTCGACTCTCTGGAGAGTGTCTGTCGTGAGCTCATCCAAGAGCTGCCCGCCGAACTGGCGGCAGAAGCTCAGGGAGCTGCAATCCGCTCGGATGTCATGTAA